The following nucleotide sequence is from Phycisphaerae bacterium.
GCCCGACTGGCTGATGGCGAGAACGACCGTCCCCGGTTCGATGACGGGGTTGCGATAGCGAAATTCGGAGGCGTATTCAACCTCGGCGGGTATGCGGGCCAGGTCTTCGAAGAGGTATTCGCCGACAAGGGCGGCGTGCCACGCCGTGCCGCATGCCGTGATGATGAACCGCTTCGTATTGACCAGTTCGCGGGCGAAGCTCGCCAGACCGCCCAGGTGGATGCGGCCCTCCGCGAGATTGACGCGCCCGCGCATGCAGTCGGCCATCGCCCCGGGCTGCTCAAAGATCTCCTTGAGCATGAAGTGCTCGTGACCGCCCAGCTCGATGTCTTCGAGCGTCATCTCCAGTTCGGTCACTTCCTTCGTGATGGGCAGCGCGTCGAGCGTGGTCGTGCGGAAGCCGTCGTCCCAGACGCAGGCCATCTCGCCGTCGGAGAGATAGATCACCTGGGTCATGTGCTGCACGATGGCGGCGGCGTCGGAGGCGACGACGTATTCGCCATCGCCGATGCCGATGATGAGCGGACTGCCTTTTCGGGCGGCGACGATCTTGCCGGGCTCCTCGGAGCAGATGACCGCGATGCCGTACGTCCCGCGGACGTCGCGCAGGGCCGTGCGGACCGCCGTCTCCAGATCGCCGTTGTAAAAGTGGCCGATGAGCTGGACGAGCACCTCGGTGTCCGTCTCGCTGCGAAACTCCACGCCGCGATGTTCGAGGTAGGTCCGCAGCGATTGGTAATTCTCAATGATGCCGTTGTGGATCAGGGCGATCCGACCGGTCGAGTCCAGGTGCGGGTGGGCGTTGCGATCGTTCGGGGCGCCGTGGGTGGCCCAGCGGGTATGCGAGATGCCGCAGGTGCCGACCATGGCATCGGCGGCGAGGTGCGATTCGAGGACGGAGATCCGGCCGGCGTGTTTCTCGACTTGCAGCCCGGTGCTTTCGCTCTGGACGGCGATGCCGGCGGAGTCGTAGCCGCGGTATTCGAGGCGCTTGATGCCCTCGATCAGGATGGGACGCGCCTGACGAAAGCCGGTGTAAGCTACGATTCCGCACATAGGGGGTCGCTCCAGGGAATGCCGCAGGGTTGTTCCGGTCCCTGCACGACTCTTATCGGTTAGCGAGAGAGGGGCTCATCTGAGGCGATATTATACGCCAGAAGCAGTCTTGTGAATTGATCCCCTCTCTGAAAGACCTACGGGGCCTGCGGTGGATAGTTCGAGCCAAATCCGACAACGAGCTAGACTATCATCTGCCGGCGGAGCAATTGACGGCGATTCTT
It contains:
- the glmS gene encoding glutamine--fructose-6-phosphate transaminase (isomerizing), translated to MCGIVAYTGFRQARPILIEGIKRLEYRGYDSAGIAVQSESTGLQVEKHAGRISVLESHLAADAMVGTCGISHTRWATHGAPNDRNAHPHLDSTGRIALIHNGIIENYQSLRTYLEHRGVEFRSETDTEVLVQLIGHFYNGDLETAVRTALRDVRGTYGIAVICSEEPGKIVAARKGSPLIIGIGDGEYVVASDAAAIVQHMTQVIYLSDGEMACVWDDGFRTTTLDALPITKEVTELEMTLEDIELGGHEHFMLKEIFEQPGAMADCMRGRVNLAEGRIHLGGLASFARELVNTKRFIITACGTAWHAALVGEYLFEDLARIPAEVEYASEFRYRNPVIEPGTVVLAISQSGETADTLAALREARDKGALGLGVVNAVGSTIARETDAGIYLHVGPEIGVASTKAYIGQVLVLTMMALYLGRRRHLSQPDLLSILTALDGLPDKIRRITAQSDAIREVAERFKDAENWLYLGRGYNYPTALEGALKLKEISYIHAEGMPAAEMKHGPIALITKDMPVVFIATKNSQYDKVVSNIEEVRARSGRVIVVATEGDEEIASLAEHVFYVPDVPEPLQPMVTIVPLQLLAYHAAVLRGCDVDKPRNLAKSVTVE